DNA from Acidobacteriota bacterium:
TTTCCACGGGCGCCGGCGCTAGTTCGCCCTGGCCGTCGCCGCTCCCGTTGCCCGGGCGGGCCTGCGCCTCGGCCTGGTCGTGCTCGCGGATGATCTCCGCGATCGTCAGGATCGGCCCCTCGGGCAGCTTCTGCGAGGCCAGCCGGGCCGCGGCCTCGAGGTTCAGGCGCTCGAGGTTCGAATAGGCCACGAGCTGGTCGCAGAGGACGGAGTGCATCTCGAGATTCCCCTTGGCCAGGCTGTCGCCGCGCATGACCCCAGCCCGCTTGACATACAGCATCCCGAGCTCGCGGATGAGCCGGGCATCGTGCGCGCCGGCAATCAGAACCTCGACGTCCGCGGGGATTTGGTCCCCGCCGTACCGCTGGCGAACGGCGGCGTAGATCTCCCTTACCCGAGCCTGCGTTCGCTTCCAGGAACGGGCAGAGGGGAGATTCATCGGCACCTGGCCCCGTTTCTCCAGGCCGCGGATCCCGTGCTTGGTGCCGGCCTTCTTGGCCCCCTCGGCCTCGAGCTTTCGGAGACTCATGCTCATCAGATCACCTGTCCAAAACCGCACCGATGGCGGCCGAATCTAACTTGTTCCTGGTCAACAACATGGGGTTTTGGGCCTTCTCCGGGAACCCCAATTCACTGGCACATAACTGGCACAAGGCACCCTGGACGGGGCCGCTTTCCCCGAGAGAACGCAACCGGGCCTGTTGATGCCAAGTCAACGGGTCGGTCGGCTGCCGGCGGGGAGCACGGCCGGCTTGGGCGGTCGCGGTCGTCGCGCTGGCATTCCACGGCGCGGGCCTTATGGGACTTATGAGATTTATGGTATTTATGGGACTTATGGGACTTATGGGGGCGCTCATTAGTCCCATTAGTTCCATTTGTCCCATTAGTTTCATAACACTCTAGACGGAGACTTATAGGATTCGGGCAGTTCCCAGAACGATGACCGCCTCTTTCCAAAACCGGAAGTCTTGTGCTGAATGTTCAGCCGTTCGCGTGCCCGGAAGAGCGAGCTTCGGCTGATTCCCACGGCGCGCGCAGACTTGAGGATATCCGCAAGTTCGACCGAGCCGGCTGCCAGGTGGCCCGTCAACCAGCGGGTCGCAAAGGGGCCCTCCGCCGCTTCTTTTCCGGTGGGCACAGATAGGCTCTCGTCGGCGCCGATGTCGGCGGGCCCATCTTCGAATATTAGGGCCAGATCCTCGCCGATCCGGAAGGCCAGCGGGTCCGGTTTGCGGCAATAGTTCATCTTGAGCGGCCTCAGGAAGCGGCGGTCCGGATCCGCCGGGTCCTGCGTCACGGCCAGGATTGAGCGGGCGATGCCGGCAAAGGCAATCGAGCCTCCGATCCGGTAGATGCCGGCCTGGTCCGTCCTCTTGTTCAGGTGCATGATGGCCAGAACCGCGATTCCCCTTTCTTCGGCGAATTGGACGAGGGGGGTAAGTTTGGTCCTGACGGCCGGGTCCTTGAAATAGTCCGTCTCGCCGATATAGCCGTTGAGCGGGTCGATAATCAGGAGCCGGACATCGGGCATCGTCTGGACCACAACCCGGATCTTCTCGAGATCTGCCTCAATATCGAAGGCCGAGTCCTTAAGGACGATGATCTTTGAGAGGTCGGCGCCGTTTTTGAGCGCCCGGGGCTGGAGCGCATATGCCGGCGAGTCCTCGGCGGAGAGATAGACGGTAGGGGCCGGATCCTGGTCCGGGCCTCCGGGAAGGCTGGCCCCGACGCTGAGGCGCGAGCTGATCCACGTTGCCACGAAGCTCTTGCCAAGCCCCGGATCGCCGACCAGGAGCGTCAGCATCCCCATCGGGATCCGGCCGGGCCAAAGCCAGTCAATCTCCCGGCCCTCGATCTCGCTCAGGCGTTTGAACGTCGGTTCCCCGATCTCCCCCTCGGCCTCGAGTTCGAGCCGGCGGGCTTCCTCAGCCAGGCCGGCGATCTCGTCGAGATCAGCACCTTCCTGGGCAGCCAGGCCTTGCATGCGGCGTTTCGTGTCGTCGGCCAGCTGCCTCAGGATCCGGGCCCGGAAGTCCTTGGGCTTCATGGGCACGAGGCCGGAGGTGATGGCATCGAGATAGGTGGCAATCCCATTGCCCTTGACCTTCTCGGCGATCGTCACGAGCTGCACGGGCTCTCCCGCAGCCCCAAGCTCCTTGAGCGCCTCCCAGACGGCCCGCTGTTCGGCCGTCTTAAAGAAGCCCCGGGGGATCGGGGCGGCTTCGCGCAGCTCCGGAAACTGGACCAGGAAGCCGAGACTGAAATCGCGGTCGCTGAGGCTCATCTTGGCCCGCTCTCTGCCGAC
Protein-coding regions in this window:
- a CDS encoding AAA family ATPase; this translates as MSLSDRDFSLGFLVQFPELREAAPIPRGFFKTAEQRAVWEALKELGAAGEPVQLVTIAEKVKGNGIATYLDAITSGLVPMKPKDFRARILRQLADDTKRRMQGLAAQEGADLDEIAGLAEEARRLELEAEGEIGEPTFKRLSEIEGREIDWLWPGRIPMGMLTLLVGDPGLGKSFVATWISSRLSVGASLPGGPDQDPAPTVYLSAEDSPAYALQPRALKNGADLSKIIVLKDSAFDIEADLEKIRVVVQTMPDVRLLIIDPLNGYIGETDYFKDPAVRTKLTPLVQFAEERGIAVLAIMHLNKRTDQAGIYRIGGSIAFAGIARSILAVTQDPADPDRRFLRPLKMNYCRKPDPLAFRIGEDLALIFEDGPADIGADESLSVPTGKEAAEGPFATRWLTGHLAAGSVELADILKSARAVGISRSSLFRARERLNIQHKTSGFGKRRSSFWELPESYKSPSRVL